The Salvia splendens isolate huo1 chromosome 20, SspV2, whole genome shotgun sequence nucleotide sequence GACAATCTTTTCTATGCGACAGTCGATGCTGTCTATATAGTGATAGAGAGGATGGTTGATCCGTCCTTGCATGCGACCCGTGGACGTTTGGAGGGAATCACGATGCTACACGGAGGTGTGGCGGGTCCCCTTCCATTGTGCGCGGACGCGACGGGGCGGCACGGgctgttgatgatgtggcaaggaGCCGTGGAGTGACAGAGCCCTCCCACTGTGGACACTTGTCACCATTACTAATTTAATTGGGAAACTAAACATTTAAGAAAAGGTAAAAGAATTGTGACAGTACATCCTCTGTCTATTTCTCATTCATATCTCCCTCTTCAAATTTCAAGTTGAAGGCCCAAGTTTTCCACCTTCAATTTGCACAAAGCAAGGTAACAATTCGATTTAATTCGTCTCTAGCACCTTCTAAACACGAAATTAAGGGCTAAATCGGAAGAACTCTCACTTAGGTAgagaatttaaaaattaatgacGAGAATTCCCCCTAGAGTTTTGCTCTGTTTTGCTTAAATTTTGCAATGTGATGGGCTAAGTATGAAGTATCAATGGTGAAACAAAGATTAAATCTTGAAGTTTATAGGGAAATGACAGAAATATTTGAAGGATTTAAATGCAGATTTATGCATCACAGGCTTGAATATGTCcagttgattatttttttttgtactaaattgaaattgTGGTAATAGGTTTTAAAATGGATTGgtagaaggtaaataaaaatCTACCGACAACAATTTGGGGGACCTTTTTGGTTTCGAAAACtgtttttaattactttaattaaTCTGTATTTGTGTTATGGTGTGTTGGGAGAATGATTATGGATGACTGTTGACCTGAAAACTGAGTTAGTAAAGGGGTGAAGGTGTTAGTCCAGAGGTAAGTTTGGTTTTCTGTTTTTAGGGATTTTGAATTGTGGACTAGTTGGTTGTGCCCCTAGTAGATGGAGGTGTGGGGGTAGAAGCTCTTGAATTCTCTGCAAAACGCTAGAAGTCGAGAGCTTCTTGTCTGCAAGTTTCCATTCTAGAGGCTTGTGCGCGAGATCGCACAAGACTTCTGGATGGATCAGAGGTTCTAGAGCTTTGCCGTCGTGGGTGTTGCATGAGGCGGTTAAATGTTGTTGGAATGAGTAGGGTCGTGTCAGGTGGAAAATTTGCACAACCTAGAAAAGTTCGTGACACTGCGACTATTTTGAAGTCACTGTAAAAACCGGAAGAGGCCTAAGTTGGTGGTTTTAGTTGCTGTTTGCCTCTTTATAGTAATGATGTTGAGCACACTGAAGAAGTCATAGCAGTTTAATAAGCCAAGTCATGATTGATAATGGATGCCAAATTATCATATAGTATTCTATGAGTCTTGAACTTGCAACATGACTTAGACAATTCAACATTACACAAATAAATGGGAGTAGAAAACAACAATACCCATTATTCAACATCAAAGGCTCAACctttttatcttcttcttctttgtggTGTCACATTTCCTCTGCTGCTTCTCATCTTTATCCTGTAAAATCTGTAGATCCATTCCAACAACCATTTAGGCCTTCCATACCCAAGAATCACACAACCCACAGTCACACCGATTACGAATCCACATCCATACCCAGAAACAACTGCCTGCCAACAGAATCCCTCTAGAATACCATAATCATGATCACCTTCTTCCAGCATCTCTGAAGGCAAAGGCTCTTCACATTTCCGTGTTAATGGAAATCCACATAGTCCAGAATTTCCAACATAGGATGTATTGTCAAATGTGGGAAACTGGCCACTGGATTGAGGTATCTTCCCTGAAAGATTATTCATGGAAAAGTTCACCGTAGAAAGAAATGTGAGTTTTGTAAGCTTTGTTGGAATTTTCCCTTCCAATCGGTTTGAAGACAGGTCCAACGACTCGAGTTCTCTAATGTTTCCAAGAGATGCAGGTATACCTCCTGTGAGGCAGTTGTGAGACAGATTCAAATATATCAAGGAATTCAAACTTCCAATGGAGATTGGGATACTGCCTGAAAATCTGTTGGATGACATGTCGATTGTTGTCAAGGTTGTCAGAATTCTCTCATATTCTAGGTCCGAACCTTTCACTGTCAATACGAATGACTCTGTATAAAATCCTCGATGATTCTTTTGTACATCCATCATCGCTTTGAAATTCATCAGATATCGATAGGGCAGGTTACCAATGAATGCATTATGGGATATATCAAAAACTTGTAGTTTGGAGAATGGAAGCCTAGGCTTTGAAGTGAGAGAAGAAATGGTACCACTAAAGTTGTTAGATCTCAATATGAGGACCCGAAAATCAGTGAGATTTTCCATCCAAACTGGAAAGGTGTCTTGTATTCTGTTGTTTCCAATATCAAGAACCTGCAGACTTTGACAGTTGTAGAGGGATTGGGGTAGTGTTCCTTCCAACTTATTATCATTCAAGTTGAGTGACTTAAGACTACAACCCTTTGAAAATGTAGTCGGAATGATTCCCTGAAAGTCGTTCTGGTTTAAATTCAAGACCTCCAATTTCTTGATGTTCCCTAAACTCTGTGGAAGCACTCCTTCAAAACTGTTGTTTGATAAACCTAGGTATACCAGATTCTCGCAGTTGCCAATCGATTTGGGAACAGAGCCTGAAAACTTATTAGAGGACAAGTCAAGATAGGTGATAGCAAttaaacttgctatttgatcaGGAATTTGACCACTCAAATAGTTTGAGAACAAGTCGAGATCTATGAGCTTTGGAAGATTTAAAAAGTTGAAAGGGAGTGTAGAATTCATCTTGTTTGAGGCAAAAGAGACTGTTTGGAGGGATTTAATATCTCCCAAACAATCAGGTATTGAACCAGTGAGCTCATTATGACTCAATTCTAACTCCACCAAAGTACTGTTTTGGCAAAGCTGATGAGGGATATATCCTTGTAGATGGTTATCATAAAGATATAATTTTCCAAGTAGATTCAGTTTCCCCATTGTGGTTGGGATGGATCCTGTGAGTTGATTCTTGGATAAATCCAAGGCCTGCAAATTCCTCAAATTTCCAATTTCTGGAGGGATAATGCCTCTGATGCTGCAGTTGGATGCTGAAAAGATCACAAGAGAAGTAGATAAGTTCCCAATGGAAGCCGGAAGGATACCATTCATCATCGGATTGTTACTAATATCCAACCAATTCAAATTTGGGCAATTTgttaaagaagacagaaatcccAGTTCTTGATTTGGCGATTCTGCTCCAGTCAGATTATTTTCCCAAAGGCGAAGGTCTTCAAGCTGTCTTAGATTACCGAAGTCGGGAATGGGACCAGTGAATGAGTTTCTGTTCAATTCTATAGCGATTATCTGAGAAGCATTGACGATAGAGGTCGGAATTTCACCTGCCAGTGTGAATATGTTATAGTAATACAAGTAAAGTTGTTGGAGATTTACAAGTGAGAGCCACATGCTTGTAAGGAAGAGTACCAGAAAAGTGATTCTGTTGAAGATCGACTGTCTTCAAATTTGATAAGTTGAATATGGAAAAGTGGATGGGACCGGTCAAGAAATCGTTGAAGGGTGTGGCTAATGTCTCGAGCTTTGCTAGATTTCCAAGCTCTTTCGGCAATTCACCTATCGGacaataataattcaattttgataTAGTAAAGACttgtttttttgtatttttcagGGTCACCTTCCTTTAACATAGAGGTATGGATAATTAAAGGAAGCAAGAAAATATAGGGATTGATAAATTACAGTTTATTACAAGAACTATATATCGAATCATATGTAAACAAACATACCTGTCAACTT carries:
- the LOC121782482 gene encoding receptor-like protein 50 isoform X1, with the translated sequence METSFHSFSLKLLIVLNIFFTLSSSAPLTDFTTDRDALLAFKKAITADTSGALSKKWLTNTSICDWAGVSCGIKHQRVTALNLSNLALHGILSPHLGNLTFLQSLDVSSNNFTGVLPGELSKLLRLKHVNASSNNFIGEIPRGILTNMSALEEIVLNHNKLSGELPSDICNNTPKLKILFLRDNQIYGNIPTSMCKCREMEELSLSQNHFNGNIPTEIGNLSMLTILSIHDNHLQGNIPSSIFNISSLELIYLDHNSISGSIPMNLDNLVNLKELCLNTNNLTGEVPKQIGHLISLKYLSLFENILTGYIPNQIGNLSSLQGLDLSSNKLAGSIPKQVGNLTSLLFLDLGGNKLTGELPKELGNLAKLETLATPFNDFLTGPIHFSIFNLSNLKTVDLQQNHFSGEIPTSIVNASQIIAIELNRNSFTGPIPDFGNLRQLEDLRLWENNLTGAESPNQELGFLSSLTNCPNLNWLDISNNPMMNGILPASIGNLSTSLVIFSASNCSIRGIIPPEIGNLRNLQALDLSKNQLTGSIPTTMGKLNLLGKLYLYDNHLQGYIPHQLCQNSTLVELELSHNELTGSIPDCLGDIKSLQTVSFASNKMNSTLPFNFLNLPKLIDLDLFSNYLSGQIPDQIASLIAITYLDLSSNKFSGSVPKSIGNCENLVYLGLSNNSFEGVLPQSLGNIKKLEVLNLNQNDFQGIIPTTFSKGCSLKSLNLNDNKLEGTLPQSLYNCQSLQVLDIGNNRIQDTFPVWMENLTDFRVLILRSNNFSGTISSLTSKPRLPFSKLQVFDISHNAFIGNLPYRYLMNFKAMMDVQKNHRGFYTESFVLTVKGSDLEYERILTTLTTIDMSSNRFSGSIPISIGSLNSLIYLNLSHNCLTGGIPASLGNIRELESLDLSSNRLEGKIPTKLTKLTFLSTVNFSMNNLSGKIPQSSGQFPTFDNTSYVGNSGLCGFPLTRKCEEPLPSEMLEEGDHDYGILEGFCWQAVVSGYGCGFVIGVTVGCVILGYGRPKWLLEWIYRFYRIKMRSSRGNVTPQRRRR
- the LOC121782482 gene encoding receptor-like protein 36 isoform X2, producing the protein MEELSLSQNHFNGNIPTEIGNLSMLTILSIHDNHLQGNIPSSIFNISSLELIYLDHNSISGSIPMNLDNLVNLKELCLNTNNLTGEVPKQIGHLISLKYLSLFENILTGYIPNQIGNLSSLQGLDLSSNKLAGSIPKQVGNLTSLLFLDLGGNKLTGELPKELGNLAKLETLATPFNDFLTGPIHFSIFNLSNLKTVDLQQNHFSGEIPTSIVNASQIIAIELNRNSFTGPIPDFGNLRQLEDLRLWENNLTGAESPNQELGFLSSLTNCPNLNWLDISNNPMMNGILPASIGNLSTSLVIFSASNCSIRGIIPPEIGNLRNLQALDLSKNQLTGSIPTTMGKLNLLGKLYLYDNHLQGYIPHQLCQNSTLVELELSHNELTGSIPDCLGDIKSLQTVSFASNKMNSTLPFNFLNLPKLIDLDLFSNYLSGQIPDQIASLIAITYLDLSSNKFSGSVPKSIGNCENLVYLGLSNNSFEGVLPQSLGNIKKLEVLNLNQNDFQGIIPTTFSKGCSLKSLNLNDNKLEGTLPQSLYNCQSLQVLDIGNNRIQDTFPVWMENLTDFRVLILRSNNFSGTISSLTSKPRLPFSKLQVFDISHNAFIGNLPYRYLMNFKAMMDVQKNHRGFYTESFVLTVKGSDLEYERILTTLTTIDMSSNRFSGSIPISIGSLNSLIYLNLSHNCLTGGIPASLGNIRELESLDLSSNRLEGKIPTKLTKLTFLSTVNFSMNNLSGKIPQSSGQFPTFDNTSYVGNSGLCGFPLTRKCEEPLPSEMLEEGDHDYGILEGFCWQAVVSGYGCGFVIGVTVGCVILGYGRPKWLLEWIYRFYRIKMRSSRGNVTPQRRRR